A genomic segment from Vespa crabro chromosome 25, iyVesCrab1.2, whole genome shotgun sequence encodes:
- the LOC124432542 gene encoding ubiquitin carboxyl-terminal hydrolase 10 isoform X1 has protein sequence MDVRKELDFQFLDLHDLGDSDKNQLMAILKSSNVTDALKLPWDTLENNHEGNSTVTEMSELQNHWYQNAGGTEEEGFLKCANPTNVAASSMVMSAIPQTHHPYNQQIITTMCSDWQPMYNVPTDAHIQSYIPGLAYSHPIFPNTGNEIHDVSYGRENGRRSRGRGIRRDNFSRGINQTTEIHSGYIGEQSQFHPPIPVMYFLSDHAVSPQQHQVAGPIFYPPIYSSPTMHPHTNTHPHAHPTYQSHHHSSNNIRYGRQSQSVITQQSQECLKATTTSAAKTQDKRPQNVYSTVKPSSSYHQLSNEEDSNSPQTNIVTTVIVNNSNRESRIDNDDDEGGGTTAVKKSANNNAKVSPVNVKIEHNIVSTVNEACNGTEKSDLPCVNINSSIEVKQNGESEKEYKNETVSSIKTTVVKTLSTSTSKSGESEVQIEENDPSKGASLTDEPLVKPNNTVIPAVVSTVGSSSLASITPNMSWANVLKKGSSELQSNNSSGYKPMARINPLPVTPVNEQQSGATTKTLPLQQTIVQREQQRIAGPSLENETLSSSAHNMSSDSTKHQTELTILNKYDDPTVFRMGEFLLNYQMDKQTVSLLPRGLTNRNNYCYINSILQALLACPPFYNLLMALPTTHSKGNCKYSSTPLIDNMIKFVHEFTPLSDSARSARKDRVHKRGDNSIVDIQSGMAFEPSYVYTMLKNTSAAGVFSVEGRQEDAEEFLSCLLNGINDEMLELIKLVNNEPNPAAAAETNINYNHAEEEWKVMGPKNKGSITRCTEFGRTPLSDIFRGQLRSRVSRMGEQPTDNVQPFFTLQLDIEKAETVTRALEILVGKDQLEGMTCSKTKQQIEAWKQVTLEELPVILILHLKWFDYKLNGCSKIFKKVEFPIDLKVDAKFLSPNIWKKLNSKQKQYKLFAVTYHVGKETTKGHYVTDAFHVGYGGWVRYDDNSLQGISENDVLNPAPPSVPYLLYYRRCDTIGNNQSNAGRTR, from the exons ATGGATGTCCGGAAAGAG ctTGACTTTCAATTTTTGGATCTACACGATTTGGGTGATAGCGATAAAAATCAGTTGATGGCAATTTTAAAATCTAGTAATGTTACGGACGCATTAAAGCTACCATGGGATACTCTGGAGAATAATCACGAGGGAAATTCGACTGTAACAGAAATGTCGGAATTACAAAATCATTGGTATCAAAACG CAGGAGGAACCGAGGAAGAAGGTTTCTTAAAGTGCGCTAATCCTACAAACGTTGCCGCCTCCTCGATGGTCATGTCGGCAATACCACAAACGCATCATCCCTATAAccaacaaataataacaactatgtGCAGCGATTGGCAACCCATGTATAACGTTCCTACCGACGCCCATATACAATCGTATATACCAGGATTAGCCTATTCTCATCCAATATTTCCAAATACGGGAAATGAAATTCATGACGTTTCGTACGGGAGAGAAAACGGACGACGTAGCCGAGGCAGAGGTATAAGAAGAGACAATTTTAGCCGAGGTATCAATCAGACTACTGAAATCCATTCGGGATATATCGGGGAACAGAGTCAATTTCATCCGCCGATACCCGTTATGTACTTTTTGTCCGATCACGCCGTATCCCCGCAACAGCATCAAGTTGCCGGACCAATTTTTTATCCTCCCATATATTCCTCCCCAACCATGCATCCACATACGAATACGCACCCACATGCTCATCCTACTTATCAATCGCATCATCACTCGTCCAATAACATCAGATATGGGAGACAATCGCAATCGGTTATTACGCAGCAAAGTCAAGAGTGCCTGAAAGCAACAACGACGAGCGCTGCCAAAACCCAAGATAAACGTCCACAAAATGTATATTCGACTGTGAAGCCATCGTCTTCTTATCATCAATTGTCAAACGAGGAAGATAGTAATTCCCCTCAGACGAACATCGTGACGACagttattgtaaataacagTAATCGAGAGTCTCgcatcgataatgacgacgacgagggtgGTGGTACTACTGCCGTTAAAAAGAGCGCGAATAACAACGCCAAAGTGTCGCCGGTTAATGTCAAAATAGAACACAATATCGTTTCGACCGTCAACGAAGCTTGCAACGGTACGGAGAAAAGTGATCTGCCatgtgtaaatattaatagcagCATCGAGGTTAAGCAAAATGGCGAAAGCGAgaaggaatataaaaatgaaactgTTTCTAGTATTAAGACAACCGTTGTTAAGACATTGTCGACGTCTACGTCGAAGTCGGGTGAAAGTGAAGTACAAATTGAAGAAAATGACCCATCGAAAGGAGCCTCTCTAACTGATGAGCCTCTTGTAAAACCTAATAATACTGTAATACCTGCTGTTGTCTCTACCGTTGGAAGTTCCTCCTTGGCTTCTATTACGCCGAATATGTCTTGGGCGAATGTTTTAAAGAAAGGCAGTTCAGAATTACAAAGTAATAATAGTTCGGGTTACAAGCCAATGGCACGAATTAATCCATTACCAGTTACGCCGGTTAACGAACAACAGAGCGGCGCAACGACGAAAACGTTGCCATTGCAGCAAACGATCGTACAAAGGGAACAACAACGTATTGCAGGTCCATCGCTCGAAAACGAAACTCTTTCTTCTAGTGCGCACAATATGTCGAGCGATTCTACGAAACACCAAACAGAATTGACGATCCTAAACAAATACGACGATCCTACTGTTTTTAGAATGGGCG AATTCTTATTAAACTATCAGATGGACAAGCAAACGGTAAGCTTGTTACCGCGTGGCTTAACGAATCGTAACAATTATTGTTACATCAATAGCATATTACAAGCTTTACTAGCGTGTCCACCCTTTTACAATCTTCTTATGGCCTTGCCAACGACCCATTCCAAAGGCAATTGCAAATATTCATCCACCCCCCTCATAGATaacat GATAAAATTTGTTCACGAATTTACGCCTCTGTCGGACAGCGCAAGATCAGCTAGAAAAGATAGGGTACACAAAAGAGGGGACAATTCTATTGTAGATATACAAAGTGGTATGGCATTTGAACCATCTTACGTGTACACTATGCTGAAAAATACTTCCGCTGCCGGAGTATTTTCCGTAGAAGGCCGACAGGAAGATGCGGAAGAATTTCTCTCGTGCCTTCTAAATGGTATCAACGATGAAATGTTGGAG CTTATTAAATTAGTAAATAATGAACCAAACCCAGCTGCTGCAGCGGAGactaacattaattacaatcatGCGGAGGAAGAGTGGAAA GTAATGGGACCAAAGAACAAGGGATCCATCACACGATGTACCGAATTTGGTCGAACACCCTTGTCTGATATTTTTCGCGGCCAATTAAGGTCTAGAGTGTCTCGGATGGGAGAACAGCCGACCGACAATGTGCAGCCTTTCTTCACGTTGCAATTGGATATCGAA aAGGCGGAGACTGTGACAAGGGCGCTCGAAATATTGGTGGGAAAAGATCAATTGGAAGGGATGACTTGTAGTAAAACGAAGCAACAAATAGAAGCTTGGAAGCAAGTAACTTTGGAAGAATTACCGGTTATccttatattacatttaaagtGGTTCGATTACAAGCTTAATGGATGTTCAAAGATATTTAAGAAGGTCGAATTCCCCATAGATTTAAAAGTGGATGCCA AATTTTTGTCACCAAATATATGGAAAAAATTGAATTCCAAACAAAAACAGTACAAATTATTTGCTGTTACTTACCACGTTgggaaagaaacaacaaaaggCCATTACGTTACCGATGCCTTTCACGTAGGCTACGGAGGTTGGGTAAGATACGATGACAATTCGTTACAAGGTATTTCAGAGAATGACGTATTAAATCCAGCTCCTCCTAGCGTACCCTATTTACTATATTATAGAAGATGCGATACCATCGGGAATAATCAATCAAACGCAGGTAGAACCCGTTGA
- the LOC124432542 gene encoding ubiquitin carboxyl-terminal hydrolase 10 isoform X2 — MAILKSSNVTDALKLPWDTLENNHEGNSTVTEMSELQNHWYQNAGGTEEEGFLKCANPTNVAASSMVMSAIPQTHHPYNQQIITTMCSDWQPMYNVPTDAHIQSYIPGLAYSHPIFPNTGNEIHDVSYGRENGRRSRGRGIRRDNFSRGINQTTEIHSGYIGEQSQFHPPIPVMYFLSDHAVSPQQHQVAGPIFYPPIYSSPTMHPHTNTHPHAHPTYQSHHHSSNNIRYGRQSQSVITQQSQECLKATTTSAAKTQDKRPQNVYSTVKPSSSYHQLSNEEDSNSPQTNIVTTVIVNNSNRESRIDNDDDEGGGTTAVKKSANNNAKVSPVNVKIEHNIVSTVNEACNGTEKSDLPCVNINSSIEVKQNGESEKEYKNETVSSIKTTVVKTLSTSTSKSGESEVQIEENDPSKGASLTDEPLVKPNNTVIPAVVSTVGSSSLASITPNMSWANVLKKGSSELQSNNSSGYKPMARINPLPVTPVNEQQSGATTKTLPLQQTIVQREQQRIAGPSLENETLSSSAHNMSSDSTKHQTELTILNKYDDPTVFRMGEFLLNYQMDKQTVSLLPRGLTNRNNYCYINSILQALLACPPFYNLLMALPTTHSKGNCKYSSTPLIDNMIKFVHEFTPLSDSARSARKDRVHKRGDNSIVDIQSGMAFEPSYVYTMLKNTSAAGVFSVEGRQEDAEEFLSCLLNGINDEMLELIKLVNNEPNPAAAAETNINYNHAEEEWKVMGPKNKGSITRCTEFGRTPLSDIFRGQLRSRVSRMGEQPTDNVQPFFTLQLDIEKAETVTRALEILVGKDQLEGMTCSKTKQQIEAWKQVTLEELPVILILHLKWFDYKLNGCSKIFKKVEFPIDLKVDAKFLSPNIWKKLNSKQKQYKLFAVTYHVGKETTKGHYVTDAFHVGYGGWVRYDDNSLQGISENDVLNPAPPSVPYLLYYRRCDTIGNNQSNAGRTR; from the exons ATGGCAATTTTAAAATCTAGTAATGTTACGGACGCATTAAAGCTACCATGGGATACTCTGGAGAATAATCACGAGGGAAATTCGACTGTAACAGAAATGTCGGAATTACAAAATCATTGGTATCAAAACG CAGGAGGAACCGAGGAAGAAGGTTTCTTAAAGTGCGCTAATCCTACAAACGTTGCCGCCTCCTCGATGGTCATGTCGGCAATACCACAAACGCATCATCCCTATAAccaacaaataataacaactatgtGCAGCGATTGGCAACCCATGTATAACGTTCCTACCGACGCCCATATACAATCGTATATACCAGGATTAGCCTATTCTCATCCAATATTTCCAAATACGGGAAATGAAATTCATGACGTTTCGTACGGGAGAGAAAACGGACGACGTAGCCGAGGCAGAGGTATAAGAAGAGACAATTTTAGCCGAGGTATCAATCAGACTACTGAAATCCATTCGGGATATATCGGGGAACAGAGTCAATTTCATCCGCCGATACCCGTTATGTACTTTTTGTCCGATCACGCCGTATCCCCGCAACAGCATCAAGTTGCCGGACCAATTTTTTATCCTCCCATATATTCCTCCCCAACCATGCATCCACATACGAATACGCACCCACATGCTCATCCTACTTATCAATCGCATCATCACTCGTCCAATAACATCAGATATGGGAGACAATCGCAATCGGTTATTACGCAGCAAAGTCAAGAGTGCCTGAAAGCAACAACGACGAGCGCTGCCAAAACCCAAGATAAACGTCCACAAAATGTATATTCGACTGTGAAGCCATCGTCTTCTTATCATCAATTGTCAAACGAGGAAGATAGTAATTCCCCTCAGACGAACATCGTGACGACagttattgtaaataacagTAATCGAGAGTCTCgcatcgataatgacgacgacgagggtgGTGGTACTACTGCCGTTAAAAAGAGCGCGAATAACAACGCCAAAGTGTCGCCGGTTAATGTCAAAATAGAACACAATATCGTTTCGACCGTCAACGAAGCTTGCAACGGTACGGAGAAAAGTGATCTGCCatgtgtaaatattaatagcagCATCGAGGTTAAGCAAAATGGCGAAAGCGAgaaggaatataaaaatgaaactgTTTCTAGTATTAAGACAACCGTTGTTAAGACATTGTCGACGTCTACGTCGAAGTCGGGTGAAAGTGAAGTACAAATTGAAGAAAATGACCCATCGAAAGGAGCCTCTCTAACTGATGAGCCTCTTGTAAAACCTAATAATACTGTAATACCTGCTGTTGTCTCTACCGTTGGAAGTTCCTCCTTGGCTTCTATTACGCCGAATATGTCTTGGGCGAATGTTTTAAAGAAAGGCAGTTCAGAATTACAAAGTAATAATAGTTCGGGTTACAAGCCAATGGCACGAATTAATCCATTACCAGTTACGCCGGTTAACGAACAACAGAGCGGCGCAACGACGAAAACGTTGCCATTGCAGCAAACGATCGTACAAAGGGAACAACAACGTATTGCAGGTCCATCGCTCGAAAACGAAACTCTTTCTTCTAGTGCGCACAATATGTCGAGCGATTCTACGAAACACCAAACAGAATTGACGATCCTAAACAAATACGACGATCCTACTGTTTTTAGAATGGGCG AATTCTTATTAAACTATCAGATGGACAAGCAAACGGTAAGCTTGTTACCGCGTGGCTTAACGAATCGTAACAATTATTGTTACATCAATAGCATATTACAAGCTTTACTAGCGTGTCCACCCTTTTACAATCTTCTTATGGCCTTGCCAACGACCCATTCCAAAGGCAATTGCAAATATTCATCCACCCCCCTCATAGATaacat GATAAAATTTGTTCACGAATTTACGCCTCTGTCGGACAGCGCAAGATCAGCTAGAAAAGATAGGGTACACAAAAGAGGGGACAATTCTATTGTAGATATACAAAGTGGTATGGCATTTGAACCATCTTACGTGTACACTATGCTGAAAAATACTTCCGCTGCCGGAGTATTTTCCGTAGAAGGCCGACAGGAAGATGCGGAAGAATTTCTCTCGTGCCTTCTAAATGGTATCAACGATGAAATGTTGGAG CTTATTAAATTAGTAAATAATGAACCAAACCCAGCTGCTGCAGCGGAGactaacattaattacaatcatGCGGAGGAAGAGTGGAAA GTAATGGGACCAAAGAACAAGGGATCCATCACACGATGTACCGAATTTGGTCGAACACCCTTGTCTGATATTTTTCGCGGCCAATTAAGGTCTAGAGTGTCTCGGATGGGAGAACAGCCGACCGACAATGTGCAGCCTTTCTTCACGTTGCAATTGGATATCGAA aAGGCGGAGACTGTGACAAGGGCGCTCGAAATATTGGTGGGAAAAGATCAATTGGAAGGGATGACTTGTAGTAAAACGAAGCAACAAATAGAAGCTTGGAAGCAAGTAACTTTGGAAGAATTACCGGTTATccttatattacatttaaagtGGTTCGATTACAAGCTTAATGGATGTTCAAAGATATTTAAGAAGGTCGAATTCCCCATAGATTTAAAAGTGGATGCCA AATTTTTGTCACCAAATATATGGAAAAAATTGAATTCCAAACAAAAACAGTACAAATTATTTGCTGTTACTTACCACGTTgggaaagaaacaacaaaaggCCATTACGTTACCGATGCCTTTCACGTAGGCTACGGAGGTTGGGTAAGATACGATGACAATTCGTTACAAGGTATTTCAGAGAATGACGTATTAAATCCAGCTCCTCCTAGCGTACCCTATTTACTATATTATAGAAGATGCGATACCATCGGGAATAATCAATCAAACGCAGGTAGAACCCGTTGA
- the LOC124432546 gene encoding uncharacterized protein C16orf52 homolog A isoform X1: protein MDKLTIISGALFLAADMFAIVSLGMPDWIITDVGGDTRLGLMLSCMTLYNRPQVCYTPDLEPEWLLALVFILVGCILITTTVILLISSHWDRNVIPYARWVGFTAMVLFCLAAVLFPMGFYIDEIGGQPYQLPNSHQVGISYILFVLALWITVISELFAGKVCLPHF from the exons atggaTAAACTAACCATCATTTCGGGAGCTCTATTTTTGGCAGCCGATATGTTTGCAATCGTTAGTCTGGGAATGCCTGACTGGATTATAACCGACGTTGgcg GAGATACACGATTAGGCCTTATGCTGTCTTGTATGACTTTATACAACAGACCGCAAGTTTGTTATACGCCCGACTTGGAGCCAGAATGGTTACTGGCCcttgtatttatattagtcggatgtattttaataacgacaactGTAATATTGCTGATCAGTTCGCATTGGGATCGCAATGTAATTCCTTACGCTCGATGGGTCGGATTTACGGCGA TGGTACTATTTTGCTTAGCGGCAGTTCTATTTCCAATGGGTTTTTACATTGACGAAATTGGTGGACAACCATACCAATTACCAAATTCGCATCAAGTTGGGATCTCTTATATTCTCTTTGTTCTGGCACTATGGATCACAGTTATTTCTGAACTTTTTGCAGGAAAAGTATGTTTACCACATTTTTAG
- the LOC124432546 gene encoding uncharacterized protein C16orf52 homolog A isoform X2 encodes MLSCMTLYNRPQVCYTPDLEPEWLLALVFILVGCILITTTVILLISSHWDRNVIPYARWVGFTAMVLFCLAAVLFPMGFYIDEIGGQPYQLPNSHQVGISYILFVLALWITVISELFAGKVCLPHF; translated from the exons ATGCTGTCTTGTATGACTTTATACAACAGACCGCAAGTTTGTTATACGCCCGACTTGGAGCCAGAATGGTTACTGGCCcttgtatttatattagtcggatgtattttaataacgacaactGTAATATTGCTGATCAGTTCGCATTGGGATCGCAATGTAATTCCTTACGCTCGATGGGTCGGATTTACGGCGA TGGTACTATTTTGCTTAGCGGCAGTTCTATTTCCAATGGGTTTTTACATTGACGAAATTGGTGGACAACCATACCAATTACCAAATTCGCATCAAGTTGGGATCTCTTATATTCTCTTTGTTCTGGCACTATGGATCACAGTTATTTCTGAACTTTTTGCAGGAAAAGTATGTTTACCACATTTTTAG